The nucleotide window TGCTTCACACAAAGGGCCCCTTGTTAATTGCAAGCAATCACCCTAATTCATTCCTGGACGCAATTATTTTTGATATCCTTTTTGACACCCCCATTACCTCCCTGGCGCGGGGCGATGCCTTCAAGAACAAACGAATTTTCAGGATCTTACGGTTGCTGAAAATGCTACCGGTTTACCGGATCAGGGAAGGTGCTGAAAACCTGAACACCAACTACGATACATTTGACTCCTGTATAGAGCTTTTCAGGCAAAATGAAGGCGTATTGATATTCAGCGAAGGGCTTTGCGTGAATGAGTGGTTTTTACGCCCGCTTAAAAAGGGCACAGCTAGGTTAGCTTTCCGGGCCTGGCATACAGCAATTCCGTTAAAAGTGCTTCCGGCGGGCATCAATTACAGCTCTTTTCGCAAATATGGAAAAAAGGTGATCATACATTTGGGAGACGTTTTAGAAGCGGACAATTTTGAAGGTATTTTCACAGACGGCGAAAGAAATGTAAAGTTTAATAAAATATTAAAGGAAAAATTACAGCCGC belongs to Niabella yanshanensis and includes:
- a CDS encoding 1-acyl-sn-glycerol-3-phosphate acyltransferase, which encodes MFCHSIEVDKSSLLHTKGPLLIASNHPNSFLDAIIFDILFDTPITSLARGDAFKNKRIFRILRLLKMLPVYRIREGAENLNTNYDTFDSCIELFRQNEGVLIFSEGLCVNEWFLRPLKKGTARLAFRAWHTAIPLKVLPAGINYSSFRKYGKKVIIHLGDVLEADNFEGIFTDGERNVKFNKILKEKLQPLVYEIEPGDKKELNKKFGSTPPIKKYLLAIPALVGALLHMPIYWFAKAIFHLFFSDTDHHDSVMLGILLLTYPFYVLLLSCLCYGVYMPWGILALILLPFSAWAYVNYEVRKG